The following coding sequences lie in one Deltaproteobacteria bacterium IMCC39524 genomic window:
- a CDS encoding MauM/NapG family ferredoxin-type protein — MSANNVKQPQKNLPTGVKGALVGAGASCLVLKAGSGYGWMLRPPGAVAEDDFLKKCLRCGRCAHVCPYDAVKMGKLSDGLAIGTPFIVPREMPCYLCSDLPCVKACPSGALDPELKDPLKTRMGTAVISEREECLSIKGLRCEVCYRACPVIDKAITVENYLNVETGRHAIFEPVVHKKDCTGCGICEKACVLERPAIVVQPLQPPTESWYES, encoded by the coding sequence ATGAGTGCAAACAATGTTAAACAGCCGCAAAAGAACCTGCCGACTGGTGTCAAGGGGGCACTGGTCGGTGCCGGTGCGTCCTGCCTGGTGCTGAAGGCAGGTTCCGGTTACGGCTGGATGCTGCGTCCTCCTGGTGCTGTCGCGGAGGACGATTTCCTTAAAAAATGCCTTCGCTGTGGACGTTGTGCTCATGTTTGTCCTTATGATGCCGTAAAAATGGGTAAGTTGAGTGACGGGCTGGCGATCGGGACCCCCTTTATCGTGCCACGCGAAATGCCATGCTATCTCTGTTCAGACCTGCCTTGTGTTAAGGCCTGCCCGAGCGGTGCACTGGACCCAGAGCTCAAGGATCCACTAAAGACGAGAATGGGGACTGCAGTTATTAGTGAGCGTGAGGAGTGCCTCTCGATCAAGGGTTTGCGTTGTGAAGTCTGCTACCGTGCCTGTCCGGTAATCGACAAAGCAATCACGGTCGAGAATTATCTCAACGTGGAGACTGGCCGTCACGCCATATTTGAGCCGGTCGTACACAAGAAGGACTGTACCGGATGCGGCATCTGTGAGAAAGCCTGTGTCCTTGAGCGCCCGGCAATTGTGGTGCAACCGCTTCAGCCACCAACGGAGAGCTGGTATGAAAGTTAA
- a CDS encoding molybdopterin-dependent oxidoreductase: MDIRRREFIKGAAAAAALAAVGLPVNAMLARQAEAANMGITWDKAPCRFCGTGCGVLVGVKNGKVVATKGDAEAPVNKGLNCIKGYFLAKIMYGEDRLTKPLLRKGDKFEEISWDEALDKIAAEMQKVIKESGPQAIGMFGSGQWTIHEGYVASKFMKAGVGSNSIDPNARFCMASAVAAFMKTFGSDEPMGNYDDLDLGDTYFLWGANMSECHPILFSRMTANRVKNPNVKIIDFATRYSRTSKESDHYVEFIPQTDLALANGIAHVIVRDKLYNEDFIKANTIFKTGKTNIGYGVEDNFSFTDKEEVIDFDTYKEMIKEYTPKKVEELSGVPAKTVEEMAKLYADPKRKVCSYWTMGFNQHVRGTWVNQLVYNIHLLTGKIAQPGQGPFSLTGQPSACGTAREVGTFAHRLPADMVVMNPEHRKIAGKIWKVDPDSIPAKPGYHATEMLRALDRGDIKFLWVQVNNPFQAAPNVDRFRKGARKDGRFVVVSDAYPTRSTEVADLILPTAMWVEKEGMFGNAERRTQHWNKMADAPGESKEDLWQIIEVAKRMGMGKLFDFPKDKPLHQAIFEEYRQFTLGTGKDLAPYEVYKKERGVIWPYINGKSVPWRYNENYDPLVAKGSGIQFYKAKKYDKKAAIYFRPYEPAAEPPDASYPFWLCTGRVLEHWHTGTMTARVPELHRAVPEAVCELNPEDAKKMKVKNRDKIRLTTRRGSLELLASVGERGIPGKGSVFVPFFDENKMINNLTLDAFCPISKEPDYKKCAVKVEKV, translated from the coding sequence ATGGATATCAGGAGACGTGAATTTATCAAGGGTGCTGCTGCCGCAGCCGCCCTGGCCGCTGTGGGGCTACCGGTGAACGCAATGCTGGCTCGCCAGGCTGAAGCAGCGAACATGGGGATTACATGGGATAAAGCTCCGTGCCGTTTCTGTGGGACAGGTTGCGGTGTCCTGGTCGGAGTCAAGAACGGAAAAGTTGTTGCGACCAAGGGTGATGCTGAAGCGCCTGTCAACAAGGGTCTGAATTGTATCAAGGGGTACTTCCTGGCCAAGATAATGTACGGCGAAGACCGTCTCACCAAGCCGCTGCTGCGCAAGGGTGACAAGTTCGAGGAAATTTCATGGGACGAGGCCCTCGACAAGATTGCTGCAGAGATGCAGAAGGTGATCAAGGAGAGCGGCCCCCAAGCGATCGGCATGTTTGGTTCTGGACAATGGACCATACATGAGGGTTACGTCGCTTCCAAATTCATGAAGGCCGGAGTCGGCAGCAACAGCATCGATCCGAACGCTCGTTTCTGCATGGCGAGCGCCGTGGCCGCTTTCATGAAAACATTCGGCTCCGACGAGCCGATGGGAAATTACGACGACCTTGACCTGGGTGACACCTATTTCCTCTGGGGCGCAAACATGAGCGAGTGTCACCCGATCCTCTTTTCGCGCATGACCGCCAACCGTGTGAAGAACCCCAACGTCAAGATCATCGATTTTGCGACCCGTTACAGCCGCACCTCGAAAGAGTCTGACCATTATGTTGAGTTCATACCGCAAACTGACTTGGCGTTGGCGAACGGTATAGCCCATGTCATTGTCCGTGACAAACTCTACAACGAGGACTTCATTAAGGCCAACACCATCTTCAAGACAGGCAAGACCAACATTGGCTACGGGGTCGAGGACAATTTCTCTTTTACAGACAAGGAAGAGGTCATTGACTTTGACACATACAAAGAGATGATCAAAGAGTATACGCCGAAAAAAGTCGAAGAGCTCTCCGGTGTGCCGGCCAAGACGGTTGAGGAGATGGCCAAGCTCTATGCAGACCCGAAGCGCAAAGTCTGCTCCTACTGGACCATGGGATTTAACCAGCATGTTCGCGGTACCTGGGTGAACCAGCTTGTCTACAACATCCACCTGCTGACCGGTAAAATTGCACAACCCGGACAAGGTCCGTTCAGCCTGACTGGCCAGCCTTCAGCATGCGGAACAGCTCGCGAAGTAGGGACTTTCGCACATCGCTTGCCAGCTGACATGGTGGTCATGAATCCTGAGCATCGTAAGATTGCAGGAAAAATCTGGAAAGTCGACCCGGACAGCATCCCCGCCAAGCCAGGATACCACGCGACTGAAATGCTACGTGCACTCGATCGTGGTGACATAAAATTCCTCTGGGTGCAGGTCAACAATCCCTTCCAGGCTGCTCCAAATGTTGATCGTTTCCGCAAGGGCGCTCGAAAGGATGGTCGTTTTGTTGTTGTGTCAGACGCTTATCCGACCCGCTCAACAGAAGTAGCTGACTTGATTCTTCCAACAGCCATGTGGGTGGAAAAAGAAGGCATGTTTGGCAATGCCGAGCGTCGCACTCAGCACTGGAACAAGATGGCAGATGCACCGGGTGAATCAAAAGAAGACCTCTGGCAAATCATTGAGGTCGCCAAGCGAATGGGAATGGGCAAGCTGTTTGATTTCCCGAAAGACAAACCACTGCATCAGGCGATCTTCGAGGAGTATCGTCAGTTCACCCTTGGTACCGGCAAAGACCTTGCCCCCTACGAGGTCTACAAGAAGGAAAGGGGCGTTATTTGGCCTTATATTAATGGCAAATCTGTTCCTTGGCGCTACAACGAAAATTACGATCCGTTGGTTGCCAAAGGCAGCGGAATTCAATTCTATAAGGCTAAGAAGTATGACAAAAAGGCGGCTATCTACTTCCGCCCTTACGAGCCAGCCGCTGAACCACCTGACGCCAGTTACCCGTTCTGGCTATGCACCGGTCGTGTTCTCGAGCACTGGCATACCGGCACCATGACGGCCCGCGTCCCGGAGCTACATCGCGCCGTTCCTGAAGCTGTTTGCGAACTGAATCCCGAAGATGCCAAGAAGATGAAGGTCAAGAATCGTGACAAAATCCGTCTGACAACAAGGCGTGGATCCCTCGAATTGCTGGCCAGCGTTGGTGAGCGCGGCATTCCGGGCAAGGGGAGTGTGTTCGTACCTTTCTTCGACGAGAACAAGATGATCAACAACCTGACTCTTGATGCATTCTGTCCGATCTCCAAGGAACCGGACTATAAAAAGTGTGCAGTGAAAGTTGAGAAAGTATAA
- a CDS encoding chaperone NapD, which translates to MPVSGLVIQVDPARRNAIISTLNNLDNVELTDTPDGKPLVAVLDVESMREEEALFKEINDISGVHNVSLSYHNFEDISDDQNT; encoded by the coding sequence ATGCCTGTCAGTGGACTTGTTATTCAGGTCGATCCCGCCCGGCGAAATGCCATCATTTCCACCTTAAATAACCTCGATAATGTTGAGTTGACCGACACTCCGGATGGAAAGCCTTTGGTTGCCGTACTCGATGTTGAATCGATGCGAGAAGAAGAGGCGTTGTTCAAAGAAATAAACGACATCTCGGGTGTTCATAATGTGTCTCTCAGTTACCACAACTTTGAAGATATCAGTGACGACCAGAATACTTAA
- a CDS encoding molybdenum cofactor guanylyltransferase, producing the protein MHDSHSAKYSDVTGVLLAGGKSRRMGRDKAFLVANGQALYSRSLELLCNYFQKVMISGDRPDLASGVIPCIPDIYPGSALGGIFTSLHTADTDWVFVSACDMPCPDFRILEMLLELRHSSDAVVPESPSGFEPVFALYHKNCLPVFEKALQQGRKSIFNLYAELNVNFLNWCDMPEGWEKSLININTPADRNKIKEEAK; encoded by the coding sequence ATGCATGATTCGCACAGCGCTAAATATTCAGATGTTACCGGAGTCCTGCTTGCTGGCGGCAAAAGCCGCCGGATGGGTCGAGACAAGGCTTTTCTGGTTGCAAACGGACAAGCACTTTATTCCCGATCACTTGAACTGCTGTGTAACTATTTTCAAAAGGTTATGATTTCCGGTGATAGACCGGATCTCGCTTCCGGGGTCATCCCTTGCATTCCTGACATATACCCCGGCAGTGCACTCGGTGGGATATTCACATCTCTCCATACTGCTGACACAGACTGGGTCTTTGTATCCGCATGCGACATGCCCTGCCCTGACTTTCGAATCCTTGAGATGTTGCTTGAACTGAGACATTCTTCTGATGCTGTCGTCCCGGAGTCTCCGTCAGGCTTTGAACCCGTCTTCGCGCTCTACCACAAGAATTGCCTACCGGTCTTCGAGAAAGCATTACAACAAGGGAGAAAGAGTATCTTCAACCTCTACGCTGAACTCAATGTCAATTTTTTAAATTGGTGTGACATGCCTGAAGGCTGGGAAAAGAGCTTGATAAATATCAATACGCCTGCGGATAGGAACAAAATCAAGGAGGAAGCAAAATGA
- the mobB gene encoding molybdopterin-guanine dinucleotide biosynthesis protein B → MKIPVVSIVAKSGTGKTTLLEKLIAEMKYRGYKIGVIKHDAHRFDIDHEGKDSWRLTQAGADTMVISSSEKLAMVKKTSPQTELSLEETIESYFQDVDLVLTEGFKKSAMPKIEVHRHERSNELLCRTENRDETLIAIASDSSLDVDVPLYGINDASGLCNLIVKRYLS, encoded by the coding sequence ATGAAGATACCGGTTGTCTCGATCGTTGCCAAGAGTGGTACGGGCAAAACCACTTTGCTCGAGAAACTGATCGCCGAGATGAAATATCGAGGCTACAAAATTGGTGTCATAAAGCACGATGCTCACCGTTTCGACATCGATCACGAAGGGAAAGACTCCTGGCGACTGACTCAAGCCGGTGCTGACACGATGGTGATCAGCTCTTCCGAAAAGCTTGCCATGGTCAAGAAGACTTCCCCGCAAACTGAGCTGTCACTCGAAGAGACTATTGAAAGCTACTTCCAGGATGTCGATCTGGTTCTAACCGAGGGCTTCAAAAAAAGTGCGATGCCGAAGATTGAAGTGCATCGTCATGAAAGGAGCAACGAACTGCTCTGTCGCACTGAAAACCGAGACGAAACCCTGATCGCTATCGCCTCGGACAGCTCTCTGGATGTGGATGTTCCTCTTTATGGCATTAATGATGCTTCGGGCCTCTGCAACCTGATCGTAAAGCGCTATTTGTCATGA
- a CDS encoding winged helix-turn-helix domain-containing protein has protein sequence MNLFQVRSKIWLEIDGKPFLGAGRYRILSAIHNHGSINAASRALGMSYRKVWAQLQAMEETAPFPLLAKRTGGKDGGATHLTPTTLELLGKFETMRTKVNSEADRCFMSCFPNTETIDNV, from the coding sequence ATGAACCTATTTCAAGTCCGCAGCAAAATCTGGCTGGAAATTGATGGCAAGCCTTTTCTCGGAGCTGGTCGTTATCGCATCCTGTCCGCTATCCATAACCACGGGTCAATCAATGCCGCATCTCGCGCCCTTGGCATGTCATACCGAAAAGTCTGGGCTCAGTTGCAGGCCATGGAGGAGACCGCTCCCTTTCCCTTGCTTGCGAAGAGAACTGGCGGCAAGGATGGCGGAGCAACTCATTTGACACCCACTACGCTCGAACTGTTAGGCAAATTCGAAACAATGCGAACAAAGGTCAACTCTGAAGCTGATCGATGTTTTATGTCATGTTTTCCAAACACAGAGACCATCGACAATGTTTAG
- the modA gene encoding molybdate ABC transporter substrate-binding protein — MFRLLALCIILACAIPQQTLADKPVVVFAGTAAQPPLEEAAQTFQSKTGLRVILHLGSSGSMLNQAHLTGQGDIYIPGSPDYMQKALDFKLVAKDSVTIAYLVPALVVAKGNPLGIKSLDDLKREDLRIGLADPDGVCVGLYAIELLHANHLLEPLRPRLKGMVESCAKTAAMIPLNMVDVVIGWREFATWQPDTMEVILPLPEEIPRLAYVPGAKLISASNPEGADAFLSFLASREGQAILQKWGYLTTEAEARQFAPKAVLGGTFPLNEVW; from the coding sequence ATGTTTAGACTCCTGGCACTCTGCATAATACTGGCTTGCGCCATACCACAACAGACTTTAGCCGACAAGCCGGTTGTGGTCTTTGCCGGAACCGCAGCCCAACCCCCCCTGGAAGAAGCCGCGCAAACATTTCAGTCCAAAACAGGCCTCCGCGTCATTCTTCACCTGGGCAGTTCTGGCAGCATGCTGAACCAAGCTCACCTAACGGGCCAGGGCGACATCTATATCCCGGGCTCTCCTGACTACATGCAGAAGGCCCTCGATTTTAAATTGGTTGCCAAGGACTCGGTGACTATTGCCTACCTCGTTCCGGCACTCGTCGTCGCCAAAGGCAACCCCTTGGGGATAAAATCTTTGGATGACTTGAAGAGGGAGGACCTTCGCATCGGTCTCGCAGACCCGGACGGTGTCTGTGTTGGCTTGTACGCAATAGAGCTGTTGCATGCCAATCATCTTCTTGAGCCGCTGCGCCCTCGCCTGAAAGGGATGGTGGAAAGCTGCGCCAAAACTGCGGCCATGATCCCCCTCAACATGGTTGACGTTGTTATCGGCTGGCGTGAATTTGCCACGTGGCAACCTGACACCATGGAGGTCATTCTTCCTCTCCCGGAGGAAATCCCACGTCTCGCTTACGTCCCGGGGGCCAAGCTTATCAGCGCAAGTAACCCGGAAGGAGCAGATGCTTTTCTGTCATTCCTTGCTTCCCGGGAGGGACAGGCGATACTTCAAAAATGGGGGTACCTGACAACGGAAGCAGAGGCCCGGCAATTCGCCCCAAAGGCAGTTCTTGGAGGCACTTTCCCACTGAATGAGGTTTGGTGA
- a CDS encoding ABC transporter permease subunit translates to MLHRDKVFKLSMLLPLCLLTAYFLLLLTSQTSFFSWSHFTNQLSQSDLQSAIALSVFAATVSSIIAMVIAIPSAYALARIHFPGKRFVDTFIDLPMVLTPIALGTLILMSWNTSVGRILSSLGITLPFTVAGIVLAQFTVIIAISVRMLKATFEQINPRQEQVARLLGCTAFGSFLYVTLPLAKRGILAAIILTWARAIGEFGATVMVAGTAKGQTATLPSSIYLAMSMADLPKAVTLMVILIGISLLVLFGVRKVLEHKI, encoded by the coding sequence ATGCTTCATCGTGACAAAGTCTTTAAACTCAGCATGCTTTTGCCTCTCTGTTTATTGACAGCCTATTTCCTGCTGCTGCTCACTAGCCAGACGTCATTTTTCAGCTGGAGCCACTTTACGAATCAGCTATCCCAAAGTGATCTCCAGTCGGCCATTGCGCTGAGTGTTTTCGCGGCAACAGTCAGCAGCATCATCGCCATGGTAATTGCAATTCCATCGGCTTACGCCCTGGCCCGCATTCACTTTCCGGGAAAACGTTTCGTCGATACGTTTATTGACCTGCCGATGGTATTGACTCCTATCGCCCTGGGGACCTTGATTTTGATGTCCTGGAACACGAGCGTTGGCCGGATTCTCTCCAGTCTCGGGATAACCCTCCCCTTCACCGTCGCCGGAATCGTACTCGCCCAGTTTACAGTGATTATTGCAATCAGCGTCCGCATGCTCAAAGCCACCTTTGAACAGATCAACCCACGCCAGGAGCAGGTTGCACGTCTGCTCGGTTGCACAGCTTTCGGAAGTTTTCTGTATGTAACCCTGCCTTTGGCCAAACGGGGTATTCTGGCAGCAATTATTCTTACCTGGGCAAGAGCCATCGGAGAATTCGGCGCAACCGTTATGGTGGCCGGAACAGCCAAGGGGCAAACCGCAACTCTGCCGAGCAGCATTTATCTGGCAATGTCGATGGCTGATCTCCCCAAAGCAGTGACCCTGATGGTCATCCTGATCGGAATCTCGTTGCTAGTACTCTTTGGTGTTCGCAAGGTCCTGGAGCACAAAATATGA
- a CDS encoding ABC transporter ATP-binding protein translates to MIRTEGLIAQRGDFILGPIDLDLGQESYLTLLGPSGSGKTLFLETCMGLISSSRGIVWLNGQDVTSSRPEQRHISYLPQDLALFPHLNVRENILFGAKRRNLDKDATEDHLSNLQTLLNLHKFIDRNDVTSLSGGEKQRVALARALLPQPQVLFLDEPFSALDATIKRQLQVKLREISQQLNVTILHVTHDQEEAFMLGKKIAVMIQGKICQIGSRDDIYYRPETLEVARFLRNQNIFEMKAERILPDGSVEMGNEIRVAVPAHMNVEIGRRYATGIRSEEVVIIRPGKPLGLELQENLFQATVADILAFGGTHTLCVTLKGSQVTVDVELPNCAMRDLGYTIGDDLQICLRKRSLWTIPLN, encoded by the coding sequence ATGATTCGTACCGAAGGACTGATAGCGCAACGGGGCGACTTTATCCTGGGACCGATTGATCTTGACCTCGGCCAAGAATCCTACTTGACCCTGCTCGGTCCTTCAGGTTCCGGGAAAACACTCTTCCTGGAAACCTGCATGGGGTTGATCTCGTCAAGCCGCGGAATTGTCTGGCTCAATGGACAGGATGTGACCAGCTCACGCCCCGAACAACGACACATCTCTTACCTGCCGCAAGACCTGGCCTTGTTTCCGCATCTCAATGTCCGTGAAAATATCCTCTTTGGGGCTAAAAGACGTAACCTCGACAAGGATGCCACCGAAGATCACCTCAGCAACCTGCAAACCCTTCTCAATCTACACAAATTTATTGACCGGAATGATGTCACAAGTCTGTCCGGAGGTGAAAAACAACGCGTTGCTCTCGCCAGGGCGCTTTTGCCACAGCCTCAAGTGCTTTTTCTCGACGAACCCTTTTCAGCTCTGGACGCAACCATCAAGCGCCAGCTTCAGGTCAAGTTGCGGGAAATCAGCCAACAGCTCAATGTGACCATCCTTCACGTCACTCATGACCAGGAAGAAGCCTTTATGCTGGGCAAAAAAATAGCCGTCATGATTCAGGGGAAGATTTGCCAAATTGGTTCAAGAGATGACATCTACTATCGGCCGGAAACACTCGAGGTTGCACGCTTTCTGCGTAACCAGAATATCTTCGAGATGAAAGCTGAAAGAATACTCCCGGACGGGTCCGTAGAGATGGGCAATGAAATCAGGGTGGCTGTTCCCGCTCACATGAACGTGGAGATAGGGCGAAGATATGCGACCGGCATCCGCTCGGAAGAAGTTGTTATCATCCGGCCCGGCAAACCTCTGGGGCTCGAGTTGCAAGAAAACCTTTTCCAGGCCACCGTTGCCGATATCCTGGCTTTTGGCGGCACTCATACACTTTGTGTCACGTTGAAGGGAAGCCAAGTCACGGTTGACGTGGAACTGCCCAACTGCGCTATGCGAGACCTTGGCTATACAATCGGAGATGATTTGCAGATTTGTCTGCGCAAAAGAAGTCTTTGGACAATTCCATTGAATTAA
- a CDS encoding molybdopterin molybdotransferase MoeA, giving the protein MISYDQALQRVVESVSPLKPRETSLHEASGLILAKPAKALWQMPRCDNSAMDGFAINAFPENLEGGLSIVGASYAGQPFSGQVHPGEAVRITTGAALPEKTDTVVPIEDTIEKNNKVFLNESPKQGQHVRYAGEEYRAEEILVNSGTILKAGEIALLASAGVEHACVYPRLRVAVISTGDELVELGQTPGPGQIVNSNLHFLRTRLFECGCTPICLGIGADDQKTLGQLIDQAIDADLIITTGGVSVGEKDYVQATLQKRNFEKIFWKVAIKPGKPLLFGKLEAKPFFGLPGNPAATAATFELFVKPALKRLAGEVDVLPEKRMATLTHEVMGDGKRQAFLWCSLQWDKSEYRVTVSQRQGSGQNRCLASKNAILAVPTHVNSLYSGDQVEVLLIEGS; this is encoded by the coding sequence ATGATCAGTTATGATCAGGCATTACAACGTGTTGTTGAATCTGTTTCACCTCTAAAGCCACGTGAGACTTCTCTTCATGAAGCGTCCGGCCTCATTCTTGCCAAACCGGCGAAAGCTCTTTGGCAGATGCCGCGTTGTGACAACTCAGCCATGGACGGCTTTGCAATTAACGCGTTTCCTGAAAATCTTGAAGGAGGACTCTCAATTGTTGGTGCCTCGTATGCGGGGCAACCCTTTTCAGGCCAAGTGCATCCAGGTGAAGCTGTACGCATAACCACAGGAGCCGCTCTACCCGAGAAAACAGACACTGTTGTTCCGATTGAAGATACCATCGAGAAGAACAATAAGGTGTTTCTCAATGAAAGCCCAAAGCAAGGCCAGCATGTTCGCTACGCAGGTGAAGAATACCGAGCCGAAGAGATTTTAGTTAATTCGGGAACGATCTTGAAGGCGGGAGAAATAGCACTGCTTGCAAGCGCTGGCGTCGAACATGCCTGCGTTTATCCCCGACTACGGGTTGCTGTTATTTCAACCGGCGACGAATTGGTAGAACTCGGACAAACTCCAGGCCCGGGGCAAATCGTCAACTCCAATCTGCATTTTCTCAGAACACGCCTGTTCGAATGCGGCTGTACTCCGATCTGCTTGGGCATTGGAGCGGATGACCAGAAAACTCTTGGTCAACTTATCGACCAGGCAATTGATGCTGACCTTATCATCACAACAGGTGGGGTCTCCGTTGGTGAGAAAGATTATGTCCAAGCGACCCTGCAAAAGCGCAATTTTGAAAAAATCTTCTGGAAAGTCGCGATCAAACCTGGCAAACCGCTGCTGTTCGGTAAGCTTGAAGCGAAGCCCTTCTTTGGCCTCCCAGGCAACCCGGCGGCAACGGCCGCAACTTTTGAGCTTTTCGTAAAACCTGCACTCAAACGGCTTGCTGGAGAGGTTGACGTCCTACCGGAAAAACGCATGGCGACCTTGACGCACGAAGTGATGGGCGACGGGAAACGACAGGCCTTTCTTTGGTGTTCATTGCAATGGGACAAAAGCGAGTATCGAGTGACCGTATCCCAACGACAGGGATCTGGGCAGAACCGATGTCTTGCATCCAAGAATGCAATCCTTGCCGTACCGACTCATGTCAACTCATTGTATTCAGGAGATCAGGTCGAGGTGCTGCTCATCGAGGGGTCATAG
- the efp gene encoding elongation factor P — translation MYSCADLKKGIKLMIDNEPHVIVQFDFTKPGKGQALYKCKLRNMITGSLFDRTYRSGESFEPASLDERDMQYLYRDETGYVFMDQKTYEQTSISEEVLGDDKYFLVDNMEVKVLLHGERGIGVTLPIFVNLRVTQSDPWVKGDTAAGNNKPATVESGYTLQVPSFVDEGVLIQIDTRTGEYVTRVKE, via the coding sequence ATGTATAGCTGTGCAGACCTGAAAAAAGGCATCAAGCTGATGATTGACAATGAGCCTCACGTCATCGTCCAGTTTGATTTTACCAAGCCCGGCAAAGGCCAGGCTCTTTACAAGTGCAAATTGCGCAACATGATTACCGGCTCACTCTTCGACCGCACCTACCGCTCTGGCGAGAGCTTCGAACCGGCCAGTCTGGATGAGCGCGACATGCAGTACCTCTACCGGGATGAGACCGGCTATGTGTTCATGGATCAGAAGACTTACGAGCAGACTTCGATCAGTGAAGAAGTTCTCGGCGACGACAAGTACTTCCTGGTCGACAACATGGAAGTGAAGGTCCTCCTGCATGGCGAGCGCGGCATCGGCGTCACCCTGCCCATCTTCGTTAACCTGCGCGTCACCCAGTCCGACCCCTGGGTCAAAGGCGACACCGCTGCCGGCAACAACAAACCGGCCACCGTGGAATCTGGCTACACCCTTCAGGTCCCTTCTTTTGTAGATGAAGGTGTCCTGATTCAGATCGACACACGCACCGGCGAATATGTGACTCGCGTTAAAGAATAG